GGTGCGAATGgctgtttttttctcagcaCAAGCTATTTAAACACCAAACAGAGCTGTCAGCATTATGAGACGTtgttcctctttctgtttcatCTGCAACACAAGAAAATCTATTTTTGGATGAAGCAGCTCTGCAGCCTTTTAGATGAGGTTTCACACAAAACAAGTCATCTGCTCCGGAAAATCAGCTGGTAATTCAATGCCTAAGAGAAAAGTGGAATCAATAATTCAAAACAGTGAAGGTCATCTATAGGAGGTTATAGTCACATGCTTCTCACTTTCAGCTGCTCATTTAAAGTTAGGGTTCCTGTTCTTCAGTGAGGGGCCCCTTGTTGTGACTCCAAGAcaaaggggaggggaggggagggttgTGTTGGCATTGTTCCAACCTTATCTTCTGGTGCTGCAATCGGTTTTGGGGCCCACtaccacaaccaccaccaccaccaccaccaccacccctttCATTTATTAGACTGGAGTTTTGAAAGCTTTGCAAAGGGGATTCATCACATATTTGCCATTGGTGTTTGCATCATAGAAACCACAATAATCTAGAAATGATAAGTATGGATGCTCTTCAAATTgtttcagattattttcttaTCTTCTATACCATAGTGTATGCTGATAATTCTCAGTGCCAAGTTTCATGTGATTATCAAAACATATTCAAATCTTCCTCGTTTCATAGACTACTGGCAGGAAATGAAATTGAACTGTATGGCACATAATATTGTGTCGTTATGTGAACATTTGCATTTCTTTGAAGTAGTCTTATGATTCTGTGTTGCTATTCTAAAACCAGAAACAAATACCATGTATAATATGTGAATAACAGACAGATTAAGAGGCCTGTAGCTGGTAGAGAACAGTCAACATATTCAGACTAATGTTGAGTCACTCGCTGAGTTCTTGTATAACAGTGTCCTTTACCTTCAAAAGACATTTGCATTATCGGTGTTGGCTAGGTGTTCGAGATCTCATGAAGCTTTAGTTTGGCTCAGCCATTAGACTCCCTGACTGGTTATAACATCACCATCACTGCATGAGTGACTGGTCTAACTTGGTTTGTCCTTTGACCTCTGGTGTCTGGAGCAGCTGAATGGAAAACACAGGGTAGGATTTCCAGACTTATCAGAAAGGGGAGCTCAGGGTGAGAAGGTCAAAGTGGTTGtttctacagtacagtatgtaggtCACACAAAGTGTCCTGAGAGAAATAACCGTGAACACTGAGCAAGAACCAgcttctctgttctctgtcctCACCGGTATTAGTCACAATGCAGATGAGATACTGACCTTAGACCAAATTATGTGAATGACTTCACGCCTATTCCTCTAAAGGAGAGTTATATCAGATCACACGTCATCAGTAGCTTGAATGACATATGAAGAATGGTACATCAGCTGCTGGTTAATAAACACGTCCTATTTAAGGGTTAGGACACTGAAGTAAGGTTTAGTGGTTACAAGTAGGTAATTTAAGTTGTGATTCTATTGATTCTGTCATTGGTCAGACGTAGTTgattttaaatcttttattttaatatttaaacttacttatattgtgtttttgtctctccctctctcatctccCCCATTCCATTCACTCTTCCCTTACCCAGACCCGCCAGACCATGAACTACGTGGGCCAGTTGGCAGGCCAGGTATTTGTCCAGGTCAAAGAGCTGTACCGAGGCCTCAATCCTGCTACCCTCTCTGGCTGCATTGACGTCATCGTAGTGAAACAGCCCGATGGCTCCCTGCAGTGCTCACCTTTCCATGTTCGCTTCGGCAAAATGGGGGTCCTCCGATCCCGAGAGAAAGTGGTAAGtatcaaaaaaaaacagacGACTACCTTTGCAGTCTAAGGaaaactgtttatttgtttggcTGCTGTATTCTGATttctctcctctactctcttCCAGGTGGACATGGAGATTAATGGAGAATCAGTGGCTTTACATATGAAGCTCGGGGACAATGGAGAGGCATTCTTTGTCcaagaaacagaaaatgatcAGGTACAAAGGAAAGATCTTACGCCAGTTAGAGATAGCAGAGAAGAAtactttcagttttgttttgaaaCTAACAAGGTAGTGAATTGCTTTGTAAAACAGATTTTGGTAATTTCGTGGCAACCATACGGGTTGGGCTTAAAATAGGTATTAAAATGCTTTGGTAGACCTATCCCAATGATGGACTGAAGTATTGATATTTATGATGATTGGACAAATGTTTAATGATTAATGGACAATATTCTCTAAACCCCATCCTATGCAAAGACATTTTGGTTAAAGGTGTCATGTTGTATCAACCTATCCTGCTAATTTATAATAGACAAAAGTAGACTGATATATGTGTGGTAAATCAAAGGGTAATCAAAATGTCAGTCCGTTAAAAGACATATGttgattcaaatgaaaacatgtttcaaaagaaaacacatcattCCCCGCCTTTGTGATGAAAACTCTGACACACCCATGTTTACCACTGCGAGGCATTATCCAAACTGTCTTTCCTCTTACACATAGTCATAGTAGTCTGAACAAGGTCACGCTGTGTGCAGAGTTGGCACTGCAGCCAGgaatttcttcctttccttttttgctGAACAGCATTCCTCTGTTCATCAGTTGAGAGGACTGAAGGAAGCATTTACTAACCTGACCCATATTCAATTTTGTAGACTTATAATTGAGGAGAAATAAGGACTTTCTTGCTTTCTTGAGATTTTTGCTGACAAAGAAGTATGCTAATATGTAATTTTGTgcagctataaaaaaaatagttacaATTTGAAAATATGAATAGATAAAGTTAGACGTCCCCTGCATCTAAAGAATGCTTCATTTccagtttgtgtgtgattttaagCCCACGAGAACCGTTCAAACCTCAGTTTCAAATGAATGGAaaactttgggaaaaaaagcagctgtgttttttttctccattctcAGAAAGCTGACTTTTTCAACATCAAGCGTGTCCACTGGGTTTTTCAAATTTTTGAGCTGCAGGCTGGAAGAGCCAAGTTGTCAGTGAAATGTTTCTatgttactgtatgtacatgaggatgtgtgtgtgagtgtgcctgAAAGACATAAACAAGCGGTGAAGCTGCTGAGACTAGGGGCCCAGCACCGACAAGGGAAGTGGGTAATTTATTTCAACCAGAGTGGTGTCAGATTCCCACGACTGGAAGAGTGAGGGGGGCGGGATTGTGCTTTTCAACCCTTTTCTTGGCACATGGAACCAAAAACGTGAGCGAGTATTGTCGGACTACAAATCATATAGTTAtagctctttttttcccttcctccctccctatgtccctccctctgtctcttgcTCTCCATATGCCTTTCAACACATGCATTTATACTCCCCTGAGCCAACAGCTGGAGACATTCTTGGAAAGCCCTAATTTTTCTTAGAAGGAGGGTTTGTAAATCTGACTCCTTTCACAGAACTGAGGAACAGATTTTGTTTTGGATCGGCTGTTTTACTCTCTCCACAGCCGGAAGAGCTTCTGCAAACAGCTGGCAGTATTGTACACATTTGCCTACTTTGTTTACACTAaagttgtgcaaaaaaaaagtttcagagGGAGTTTACCAATTTGCAAAAATCAAGTTGAAACTTGCTTTTAGAAACACGAAACTTAAGGGCATattttaaatgcaacattttgtttttcatggtgtaaatgtttttgtttcagtgtaACACGGAAAATATTATTAATGCAGGTCACAGCGTCTGGACATTTACTTTGAACAAGTTTACTTAATGATCTGCAGCATTTTTACAgcattaattaaaaacacactaaTTGAGTCACTTCTGTTTCTGGTCTAAACAGGAAGTTGTTCCCTCCTACCTGGCCACCTCTCCCATCTTGTCAGATGGAGCCATCCTGATGAGCTCATCCCTGCTAGGGAAGAGCTCTGGGCCGCCCATACAGACCCTGGGTTCCACGGGGAGTGCTGGAGAGAATGGCAgtgtgatgatgaagaagaggaggaagaggaggaggaaggctcGACTAGACAGCATGTGGCGGGAGGAGAGCGGAGACTACTCTGAGGACGAAGACATGTTCACTATAGACATCAGCTCAGATGAAGGGACGGAGATGGAGAGCAACAGGTGAGAAAAAGCAGAACAGCAAGAggggagagggaaaaaaggcaaGGGGTATGGTAGAAAAGAGGAATAAAGAGGAATAAAGAGAGCAAAAACAATGAATGTAAGTACATAGcaggaaaataatgaaatacacGTGAGCACAATTGATACATGTGACAGAGTACAGGGTGGGGGAAGGTGAAGTGTGGACAGTGAGATAAACAGTATAATACATCACTGAAATAAGCTTTGAGAGCAACTGTAATGGAACTGCCGTCTGTCAAACAAGAATAAACAGACCAGTGGCCTCCAGCTGTggtgctgccacacacacacacacacacacacgcacacacacacacacactcaagacCATGTGGAAAACACGcactgtaattttaaaaaaagggtgtCTGAAGGAGCGCACGTGTGTATATACAACTGCCACAATGTAGCTCGGTCCTTGCTATGCTGTAAAGTATACTAACAGTCTAGTATGTGCAGTATGTATGTCAAGCATGTGGCTATAGGAGTCACATATGTTGTCATGGTCGGCTTATAGTAAATGAATACAAGAGCGCTTGTAAACAACTGCTGCATGACCGATTTATTTTCATCTCTGCACACGTGCGTTAGATCTATTTCATCTGAATTCTGGCTCATCTCTCCTGTATACTACTGTAAATCAACACCAGGGTGGATTTTTCATTCACATCAGTTCACAGAGTGGGCAAATAAGATTCTTGTATACACCATGTAAAcaaaagtccccctccactccaAACGTGTTTTAATTCTTtctccttcagttggatgtttgacactagaagactgttttcacattcagctgctgaaagtggaaagttttcTGCGCTCAGATTAAATCTGATTTTAGGACTTTGACCtttgagcatgatttgtgacatcccAACTAATTTGAAGTCACTCATGGTCCAATATGCAATATACAAGTTACTTAAGTGTGATGTGGTAAACTGAAGACtccagtgggtttttttttagatttcttaAGACATGTCTTGAGGGGGACTTTAATTggattttaaatgaattatcTAATTTAGCAATGTGTTTTGCATTTCTGGTCTGATTATAATGATATTTTTGTAATATAATTTTTCAAATGACATTTCATCccataattatattaatttatctCTATTTTAATTGCTAAATATTATCATTTGGTGTCAGTTCATGAGTGTAGAAAAGAAACTGCTTATTTCTATGACTCAGTGATAATAGCAATGAGAAAATGACTATACCATTATCTTCACTAACAGAAGCTTCAAAAGACAAGAATGCATTGTAGATAAAACGTGTTATGTTTAGAGTGCAGGCATGTTCAGGCATGATCTCTGTGGGTTTTGAAAGTCATTTtggaaaatgaattaaaagcgAAAGGTAAATTACAGCCCTTCacaaaattaaagaaatatgCAACTTCATTAGCATTGCAGATTAAGGATATACAGTTACAGGGTGTACATTTAAAGCATGCATAATGCATaaagcatttgtgtgtgttttagggcTTTGTCTCGGGATGTCTTGAGAGACGAGGCAATGGCTGTTTCGACCAGTGGTTCTTTCAAACAGACTGGCATCTACACTCGTTCAGATGGAGAGTGGAGTCCTATCCAGAGGTGCTCCATTTATTCATGTAAATTTTTTCAAATTATTAGGCAGATTGAGCAACTCTTTAATTGCTGTTTATTGTTGTTCCTCTTTCAGCCCTGGGAACTCTCGTCCCACCTCTCCTAAGAGTGACTCTGAGCTTATGATGAAGCCATCAGACACAGACAATCAGAATCCAACCATGCACTGGGCATGGGGAGAGCTGCCACAGGCTGCCACGGTAACTTAAGTCACCATTGCgctatattatgtacatttgtGGTGGAGGTTCATTTTAGTCCAAATCATATGTATCATCATcctttttgctgcttttctagCCATCCTTCCTCCCGGTGAAATCCACCCCTCCACCAGTTTGTCCTGTATCCATCCCTGTATCTGAGAGCACCCACTTCCGTGTGATCACTCATGAGACGTCTGAAGAGCAGTGTGGACCCTGCTCTGAAATGTCAGCAGTCAGACTGCTCATGCCGGAGAAAACAGCAACTACAGAGGAAACAGTTGTCACAGTTGGGATGGAGTCAGAATCTTCCAGGATGGAATCCCAGGCTCAGGGTACAACAGCAGGAGATGTGGCAGCTCGTATGACATCAGACATGGAGGAGGCAATGACCCATCCGCCAGGCAAGACGGACTCTCCATCCAAAAGAAAAGGTGATATTTTCTACTGtaaaacaagaacacaataAAACGTATTCTTCCCTTGGTAGTCTTGTTCATCTAATCAGGTATCATCTGCTCAGATTTGGATCTGTAGTTCCCCCTGTAGTTCAATGGTATAAACCTGCGCGTAAGGCAAATACTATGACGCAGACCACTGATTTTATTGGGGTCTTTACTATGCTTGCAGACAAAAGGAGCCGCCATCTTGGTGCTGATGGGATTTACCTGGATGACATCACAGAACTGGAGCCTGAGGTGGCTGCCTTGTATTTCCCTAAAAGGTATGTGGATGCATACCTGCACAGTGTCATCAATTTGTGTAATGAGAGTTTTAACACACTGATATAGCTGATAAAAATGGCTCCTCTCCTCTGTAGTGATAGTGGTGCAGCAGTGAGAAGCATCTCAGACCCAGGCCTCCACAGCACCAGTCTGTCCCCACAGTCGGTCAGCTCTGGAGGAGACAGTGGAGTGGACAGCTACTTTGACCTCATGGGCGACTTGCCATCCATTGCCATCTCTCTGTGCGGCGGCCTCACTGACAA
This genomic interval from Scomber japonicus isolate fScoJap1 chromosome 17, fScoJap1.pri, whole genome shotgun sequence contains the following:
- the LOC128376744 gene encoding phosphatidate phosphatase LPIN1-like, giving the protein MISAEDDEELDETVEHDVSDTTWSWTRQTMNYVGQLAGQVFVQVKELYRGLNPATLSGCIDVIVVKQPDGSLQCSPFHVRFGKMGVLRSREKVVDMEINGESVALHMKLGDNGEAFFVQETENDQEVVPSYLATSPILSDGAILMSSSLLGKSSGPPIQTLGSTGSAGENGSVMMKKRRKRRRKARLDSMWREESGDYSEDEDMFTIDISSDEGTEMESNRALSRDVLRDEAMAVSTSGSFKQTGIYTRSDGEWSPIQSPGNSRPTSPKSDSELMMKPSDTDNQNPTMHWAWGELPQAATPSFLPVKSTPPPVCPVSIPVSESTHFRVITHETSEEQCGPCSEMSAVRLLMPEKTATTEETVVTVGMESESSRMESQAQGTTAGDVAARMTSDMEEAMTHPPGKTDSPSKRKDKRSRHLGADGIYLDDITELEPEVAALYFPKSDSGAAVRSISDPGLHSTSLSPQSVSSGGDSGVDSYFDLMGDLPSIAISLCGGLTDNKEITKEKFQEKIILYQQFVENPSIIDDPNLVVKIGSKYYNWSSAAPLMLAMQAFQKPLPKAAVENIMKEKMPKKGGRWWFSWRGRNSSAKSDSVSGACGSAEQPGKMSSRLKEESSSSDEDLGAAQQSSSTIQSEPGLTTGGVSYKKTLRLTSEQLLSLQLQDGPNDVVFSVTTQYQGTCRCQGTIYLWNWDDKIIISDIDGTITRSDTLGHILPTLGKDWTHQGIAQLYHKVSQNGYKFLYCSARAIGMADMTRGYLHWVNERGTMLPMGPVLLSPSSLFSALHREVIEKKPEKFKVECLNDIKNLFYPNTQPFYAAFGNRPTDVYSYKEVGVPLNRIFTVNPKGELVQEHAKTNISSYVRLGEVVDHVFPLKMRASSSDFPCSDTYSHFTYWREQLPRVYHQGTTPPHTPSPSS